From Nocardioides faecalis:
GAGTCGCGGCGCGGGTGCTCCGGGGGCGGTTGGTCGCTCACCGGCATCCGTTCGCGGCCCGGATGGCCTCCAGGTTGGCCTCCATCAGCGAGAGGTAGTCCTCGTCGGAGGAGTCCTTGGACAGGCCCTCGATCGGGTCGAGGACACCCTCGGTCAGCCCGAGGTCGCGGGCGAGGTTCTTGCCGAGCGCCGGCTTGAGCGGCTCGCTGAACACCGTGGTGATGCCCTCCCTCCGGATCAGCTGCTGCAGCTCCCCGAGTGCCGCGCCGGTCGGCTCGGCGTCGGGGGAGAGGCCGACGATCGAGGCCACCTCGAGGCCGTACTTCTCCAGGTAGCCGAAGGCGTCGTGGGAGACCACGATCGTGTCACGCGCGCAACGCTCGAGGCCAGCGGTCCAGGTCTCGTCGAGGTCGACGAGGTCGGTGCGCAGCGTCTCGAGGTTCTCGCGGTAGCGCTCGGCGTGCTCGGGGTCCACGGCGGCGAGCAGGTCGGCGACCTCCTCGCCGAGGGCGACCATCCGGATCGGATCGAGCCAGAAGTGCGGGTCGGTGTCACCGTGGCCGTGGTGGTCGTGACTCTCCTCGGCGTGCTCGTCGCCGTGGCCGTCGTGGGCCGCGTGCTCCTCGTGGCTCTCGTCGATCGCCACGAGGTCGACGACGTCGGCCGCGTCGAGGACCCTGCCGGTGGCGTTCTGGGCCACCGTCTCCTCGACCGCGGGCTGGAACCCGCCCTGGAGCACGACCAGGTCGGCGTCGGCGACCAGCGCGGTCTCCTGCACCCCGAGCTCGAGGTCGTGCGCCTCGCCGCCGGGCCGGGTGAGGAGGTCGACCTTCGTGCCGGTGCCCTCGCTGAGTCGCTCGGCGACCCAGGCCAACGGGTAGGTGGCGGCAGCGACCCGGACCTCTCCGTCGCCCGCGGGATCGTCGTCGAGTGCGGAGCAACCGGCTCCGAGGAGGACGAGCGCGGCGAGGGCCGGAAGGAAACGCATGAGAATCATTCTCAATTGAAGGAGGGGTGGAGTCAAACCGGCGAGCAGGTGCCGCTCGCGCGCGTAGAGTGCGCTGCGTGCTCGTCGTCAACCGCTTCCGTGCCGATCCGGCCGAGGACCTGCGCGCCGAGCTCGAGGCCGTGCACGTGCTGCTCGCCGACCAGGCCGGTTACGTCGACGGGGTGCTCGGCCGCAGCCTGGACGACCCCGCGCTGTGGGTGCTCGCCACCCGCTGGGCGAGCGTCGGCGCCTACCGCCGCGCCCTGTCGTCGTACGACGTCAAGCTGCACGGCGTCCCGGTGCTGAGCCGGGCGCTCGACGAGCCGAGCGCGTTCGAGACGGTCGAGCCGCACGCCGTGCTCAACGTGGCGCAGGCTCGCGTAACCTAGGGGGTTGCTCCCCGTGAGGAGCTTGCTGGAGTCTCATCACAACACCGCCCGGCAGCCAGCCGGGCTCGTTCCCACAAAGGAATCACCGTGGCAAAGCCGCCCCCGTCCATCGTCGACCAGGTCGTCTCCCTCGCGAAGCGTCGTGGCTTCGTCTACCCCTGCGGGGAGATCTACGGCGGCACCCGCTCCGCCTGGGACTACGGTCCGCTCGGTGTCGAGCTGAAGGAGAACATCAAGCGCCAGTGGTGGCGCTCGATGGTGCAGGCCCGCGAGGACGTCGTCGGTCTCGACTCCAGCGTCATCCTGCCGCGGCAGACCTGGGAGGCCTCCGGTCACGTCGCCACCTTCAACGACCCGCTCACCGAGTGCATGTCGTGCCACAAGCGCTTCCGCTACGACCACCTGCAGGAGGCCGAGTTCGAGAAGGCGGAGAAGAAGGGCAGCTCGAAGTACGCCAGCCCCGACGACGTCGACCTCAAGGACGTCGCATGCGCCAACTGCGGCACCCGCGGCGCCTGGACCGAGCCCCGTGAGTTCTCCGGGATGCTCAAGACCACCCTCGGTGTGACCGAGGACGAGTCCGGGCTGCACTACCTGCGCCCCGAGACCGCCCAGGGCATCTTCCTCAACTTCGCCAACGTGGTCACCTCGCAGCGGATGAAGCCCCCGTTCGGCATCGCCCAGATCGGCAAGAGCTTCCGCAACGAGATCACCCCGGGCAACTTCATCTTCCGCACCCGCGAGTTCGAGCAGATGGAGATGGAGTTCTTCGTCAAGCCCGGGGAGGACGAGGAGTGGCACCAGTACTGGATCGACACCCGCACCGCCTGGTACACCGACCTCGGCATCGACCCGGACAACCTGCGGCACTACGAGCACGCCAAGGAGAAGCTCTCCCACTACTCCAAGCGGACCGTCGACATCGAGTACCGCTTCCGCTTCGCCGGCTCGGAGTGGGGTGAGCTCGAGGGCATCGCGAACCGCACCGACTTCGACCTGTCCACGCACAGCCAGCACTCCGGCGCCGACCTGTCGTACTTCGACCAGGCCAACAACGAGCGCTACGTGCCGTACGTGATCGAGCCGGCAGCCGGCCTCTCGCGCAGCCTGATGACGTTCCTCGTGGACGCCTACACCGAGGACGAGGCGCCCAACACCAAGGGCGGCGTCGACAAGCGCACCGTGCTGCGCCTCGACCCCCGCCTGGCGCCGGTCAAGATGGCGGTGCTGCCGCTCTCGCGCAACGCCGACCTCTCGCCCAAGGCCAAGGACCTCGCCGCCGAGCTGCGTCGCAACTGGAGCGTCGACTTCGACGACTCCGGCGCCATCGGACGTCGGTACCGTCGCCAGGACGAGATCGGCACGCCGTACTGCGTCACCGTCGACTTCGAGACCCTCGACGACAACGCGGTGACGGTCCGCGAGCGGGACACCATGTCCCAGGAGCGGGTGTCGCTGGACAAGCTGACGGGCTACTTCGCCGAGCGGTTCGTCGGATGCTGACCCGACTCCTCGTCGCCGGCCTCGGCCTCGTCGTGCTCGCCGGGTGCGGGTCCGGCGGTGGCTCGGCCGGCGACGAGGAGTCGAACGCTCCCTCGGGAGCAAGCAGCGCCGCGCCGGCGTACCTGGAGGTCCCCGGCGACGTCGACCTCACCGAGCCCGGCACCGAGCTGGCGTTCGGGGAGGACGGCGTGATCGCCTTCGAGCGGCGGCAGAAGGAGGTCGGCGCGCTGTCGGTCACCGTGCAGCGGCTGGAGCGGACCTCCTTCGGTGAGTCCTTCGCCGGCTGGAACGTCGACGAGGCGACGTCGGCGCGCACGCCGTACTTCGTGCGGCTCGTGGTCACCAATGTCGGGCAGACCGACCTCGGCGGCATGCTGCTGGACAACGTGCTGTGGGCCGACGACGGCAGCACGCTGGAGGCGCCGAACTACTACACCCGCGCCCAGCTGCCGGCCTGCACCGGCGGTCCGCTGCCCACGCCGTTCGCCACCGGGGCCAGCGCCGAGCTGTGCCAGGTGTACTTCATCGCGCCCGCCCGGCAGCTGGAGTCGGTCAGCTTCCAGCCCCCGGCCGGGCTGGAGGCGGTGACCTGGCGCGGCGAGCCCGGCAAGGTCACCAAGCCGGGCAAGAAGAACAAGCGGGACAAGAAGCAGGACGAGAAGCAGGACGAGAAGTCGCAGGGCTGAGCCCGCACCCGATTTGGGTGGCCCACGACCGCGCCCGGACAATGACGACATGACCGTCGTCGCCCAGGGCCTGCAGCTCGGCTCGTTGCACGTCGCGACCCCGGTCGTGCTCGCCCCGATGGCCGGCATCACCAACGCCGCCTACCGCCGGCTCTGCGCCGAGCACGGCGCCGGGCTCTACGTCTGCGAGATGATCACCAGCCGGGGTCTCGTCGAGGGCGACGAGACCACCAGGCGGATGCTGGTCTTCGACGAGGCCGAGCAGGTCCGCTCGGTGCAGCTCTACGGCACCGACCCGACCTACGTCGGGCAGGCGACCAAGATCCTCTGTGAGGAGTACGGCGTCGCCCACGTCGACCTCAACTTCGGCTGCCCGGTGCCCAAGGTGACCCGCAAGGGCGGCGGCGGTGCGCTGCCGTGGAAGCGGAACCTGCTGGGCGCGATCCTCGAGGCCGCGGTCGCCGCCGCCACGCCGTACGACGTCCCGGTCACGATCAAGACCCGCAAGGGCATCGACGAGGACCACCTGACCTACCTCGACGCCGGCCGGATCGCGCAGGACACCGGCTGCGCGGCGATCGCGCTGCACGGGCGCACCGTCGTGCAGGCCTACTCGGGTGAGGCGGACTGGGACGCCATCGGCGAGCTGGTCGAGCACGTCGACATCCCGGTGCTGGGCAACGGCGACATCTGGGAGGCCGCCGACGCGCTGCGGATGATGGAGCACACCGGCGCAGCCGGCGTGGTCGTCGGACGCGGCTGCCTGGGCCGGCCCTGGCTGTTCCGTGACCTCGCCGCGGCCTTCGAGGGCACGGGGGCACAGGCCACCACGCTGCCCACCCTGGGTGAGGTCGCCGCCATGATGCGCCGCCACGCCGAGCTGCTGTGCGAGCACATGGGGGAGGAGCGGGGCTGCAAGGAGTTCCGCAAGCACGTCACCTGGTACCTCAAGGGTTTCCGCACCGGCGGCGAGATGCGCCGCTCGCTCGGCCTGGTCGACTCGCTGGCCGCCCTCGACACGCTGCTGGGCGCGCTCGACCCGAGCGAGCCGTTCCCGGTGGGCGAGCTCGGCGCACCGCGCGGACGCCAGGGATCGCCGCGAAACAAGGTGGTCATCCCCGAGGGCTGGCTGGACGACACCGACGGGCTCGGCGAGGGCTGCGTGCGGCCGTTGGAGGACGTCGACGCCGCCACCGGCGGCTGAGCCACGCACCGCCGGCTGCACTAGCGCACCGCCCGCCCCGCGGGCGCGCCGGGGCCGCGCCCCGAACCCCCGGGGTGAGGGAACCCACAGCGGCGTACCGGGGTCTTATTTCGGAGGCCTCTCACGCTCTGTGTTTCACTCATTTGGCGCGCTTGATCCGGCTACGGTGTCAGGCGCTGTCATGTAGTCGAAAGCAAAGGACCAGCGCGTGGCCACCAGCCACAAGCGGGAAACCGCGCGACGTACTCCCCGAGCAGCCGCACTCGCCGGCTCGCTCGCGGCCTTGGCGACCGGAGCGGTCGTGGCCGGGGGCGTGCTCACCAGCAGTCCCGAGTCCGACACCAGCGTCGTCGCCGTCGATCGCACCGCCACCAAGCCCACGGCCGTCGCCGGCAGCGTCAGCGGGGCGGTGCGCAAGATGCCCACCCTGTCGCGCAAGGCCACGCGGACCAAGGAGAAGCCCGCCAAGAAGGCCGAGCCCGTCAAGGTCAAGGTCTCCGCGGTTGACCGGCTGCTCGCCAAGAAGGCGGTGGCCGCGGCGGTGAAGAACGCCGACGAGCGTCGCTGGACCACCGAGGACCTCAACCTGTGGACCCGGCCCGACGCCAAGGCCAAGAAGGTCGGCGTGATCGACGCCGGCGAGAAGGTCCTCATCACCGGCCGCAGCTACGGAGAGCGCGTCGAGATCGTTCTCGACGGCGCCGCTCGCTGGGTCACCGAGGGCTACCTGAGCGACGAGAAGCCGGTCAAGAAGCCCGCGCTGGGCGCGTCCTGCACCAACGGCACCTCCGTGGCCTCCGGCGTGAGCGCCAACGTCAAGAAGGTGCACGAGGCCGTCTGCGGGAACTTCCCGGAGATCAGCACCTACGGCACGTTCCGCGGTGACGGCGAGCACTCCCAGGGCCTCGCGGTCGACATCATGGTCTCCGGCGAGCGCGGCTGGGAGGTCGCGGAGTTCGTCCGCGCCAACCACCAGGCCCTTGGCGTGAACTACCTGATCTACGCGCAGAAGATCTGGTCGGTGGAGCGCGCCGGCGAGGGCTGGCGGCCGATGTCGGACCGCGGCTCGGCCACGGCGAACCACTACGACCACGTGCACGTCACGACGTACTGAGTCCGGCGGCGCCGAGCAGGTCGGCGCCGCTAAGGTCGGTGCCGTGGACGTGGTCGAGCAGCTCTACGGCGACGCCGACCGGGAGCGGATCGTCGCCGAGCCGCCGAAGCGGGTGGAGGCACCCGAGCGGCTGGCGTTCGAGCGCGACCGGGCGCGGGTGGTGCACGCGGCGTCGTTCCGTCGGCTCGCGGCGAAGACCCAGGTGGTCGACCCGCGCAGCGACGACTTCGTGCGCAACCGGCTCACCCACAGCCTCGAGGTCGCCCAGATCGCCCGGGACCTCTCCCGTGCGTTGGGCACCCACCCGGACCTGGCCGAGACCGCGGCGCTGGCCCACGACCTCGGGCACCCGCCGTTCGGGCACAACGGGGAGCGGGCCCTGGACGCGCTCGCCTCCGACTGCGGCGGGTTCGAGGGCAACGCGCAGACGCTGCGGCTGCTGACCCGGCTGGAGGCGAAGACCGCGGACGCCGCGGGAACCTCCGTCGGGCTCAACCTGACCCGCGCGACGCTGGACGCCTGCGCCAAGTACCCCTGGCAGCGAGACGACGCCTCGGACGGTCCGGCCGCCGAGACCGGCAAGTTCGGGGTGTACGACGACGACCTGGCCGCCTTCGCCTGGGTCCGCGCCGGCGCACCGGCGCGACGCCGCTGCATGGAGGCGCAGGTGATGGACCTGGCCGACGACGTCGCCTACTCCGTGCACGACGTCGAGGACGGCACGGTCGCCGGCAAGATCGACCTCACCCGGCTCGACACCGCCGCGACCTGGGAGACCGTGCGCGCCTGGTACCTGCCGGACGCCGGCGACGACGAGCTGGACGCCGTGCTGGACCGGCTGCGCGCGGTCGGGAGCTGGCCGCGCACACCGTACGACGGGCGCCGCGGCAGCCGCGCCGCGCTGAAGAACCTGACCAGCGACCTCGTCGGCAGGTTCTGCGGTGCCGTGCAGGAGGCGACGTTCGCCGCGGGGGAGGCCCCGTTCGTGCGCTACCGCGCGGACCTGGTCGTGCCGGCGGACACCTGGGCCGAGATCACGGTGCTCAAGGGCATCGCCGCGCACTACGTGATGCAGGACGCCTCGCGGATACGGCTGCAGGAGCGTCAGCGCGAGCTGCTCGCCGAGCTGGTCGCGGCGCTGCTCGAGCGTGAGGGTGAGGACCTGGACGAGACCTTCGCCGCCGACTGGGACGCCGCCGCCGACGACGCGGCGCGGACCCGGGTGGTGATCGACCAGGTCGCCTCGCTCACCGATGCGGGTGCGCTGGCCTGGCACCGGCGCCTGCTCGGCTGACACGGCTGACAAACGACGACCGGCCGGCCGCGACCCTGTCCAGGGTGCGCGACCGGCCGGTCGTGTCGACGAGCGGTGCCGAGATGGTGCTGCGATCAGCCGGTGACCGGGACGTTCGTCTCCACCGGCGTCGGGACCGGAGCGTCCGGGGTGTCCGGCGTCTCCGGGTTGTCCACGCGGTTGGTGACCTCACCGCAGGTGGCCGAGCCCACCGTCAGCTCGAGCTGGCCGAAGAGGTTCACGTAGAGCGCGTCGACCGTGAACGTGCCGTCGGCGTTGGTGGTCTGCCGGTTGACGGTCACCTCGAGCAGCCCGGGCACCTCGACCTTGGAGTTCGGCTTGTTGGTGTCGAGCAGGGAGTCGACGCCGAGGATGCCGAGGTCGGTGATCGTGGTCGTCCCGGTGGTGCCGGTGCACTCCGCCGCGACGGCGGTCGCGCCCACCAGGGCACCGCCGGCGACGACGTCGCACAGGTCGCCGAGGGTCTCCGGCAGGATCTCGGACAGGTCGAGCGCGGTGACCAGGCTCAGGTCGAGACCGGCCTGACCGGCGCCCGCGACGAGCTGCTCGAGCGCCGCAGGCAGCAAGGTGCCGGTGACCGGGTCGCGCAGCTGGTCGAGGACCTGGCCGAGCGGGATCAGGTCCAGGCCGTCGCAGACCGGCTGCAGCTGCGTGAACAGCTGCTGCAGCTGCGGCGCCTGCTCGAGCAGGCCGCCGGCGACCTTCAGGTCGGCCACGCTGGCGCGAGCGGAGCCGTTCTTGGCCTCGACGCTGATCACGCCGCCGGTCAGCAGCGGGTTCGGGGGCAGCGTGACGAGGGAGTCGGTGATCGGCGCGCCGTCGTTCGAGGTCACCAGCGGGGTGGCGTCGATGGCGTTGGTGCCCGCCGCGGTCAGCTGGATGCCGAACGCGGAGGACGGCTGGCCAGCTGCGCTGGCGGCGCCGCCACCGCCGATCAGAGCCAGCGAAGCGACGCCGGTCACCAGGGCGAGGGCTCCGGCCGCGGAGGCCAGGGTCCGTGTCTTCTTCATGGGGGTGGATCCCTTCATCATCATCACTTGTCGACGGTTCGAGTGGTGTTCTTGGGGTGGTCTAGGCCTTGACGAGGACCGGTGTGCCGATCGGCACTTGGCGCAGTGCCTCCAGCGCGTCGTCGGGCACGCGGACACAGCCGTGGCTGACCGCCTTGCCGAAGACGGACGGATCGGTCCAGCCGTGCAGGGCCACCGTTCCGGGGCCGCCGCCGTAGCTGTCGAGCGTCGCGCTGTGCGTGCCCAGCGGCAGGATCACCGGCGAGAACGGCTGCTTGTCGTCCACGAGCTGCCCCAGGACGAACGTGCGACCGGTCGGGGTGGGCGTCTTGGAGGCACCGATCGCGACCGACCATCGGCCGAGCGGCCGGTTGTCCTCCAGCAGCTCCAGGGAGCGCTCGCCGAGGTCGACGCGGACCAGGAACCGGCTGTGCGCCTGCGCCAGCTGCGAGGAGCGCAGCCACCCCGTCGAGCCGTTGGGCTTCGACGGCAGCAGCACCTGCACCCAGTCGCGGTTGCGGGTGATCACCGGCAACCAGGTGTCGCCGAACTGCCGGGGACCGATCTTGGCGAACGGCTTGCCGTCCGGGGCGTCGTACAGGGGCAGGACCTTCTTCGGGTGCACCACGGTGCCCTTGGGCAGCTTGCCCGGACGCGGGTCCTTCGGGGCACCCTTGATCCTGGTGTGCGTCGTGCTCTCCGGCAGCGACGCCAGGTCGACCGTCGTCTCCGCCGAGGCGGGCCGCGGCTCCGGCCCCGCCTGACCCTTGTCGTCCGTCACCACCAGCACCAGTGCCGACAGCGCGAACAACGCCGCCACGACTGGTATCGGCCACGAGGCGCGCGAGCGTGCCGACGACTGCTCCATCCCGGGTCCCTCCCCGAATCGTCATGTCTCGTCCCCTGAATCGGACCTTGCTCCCGGACCCCTAACGAGAGTGGTGGGAGTTTGGTCACGCTTCAATCCCCAACACCTGCCGGGGCGCGTCGTCCCCCGGGAACGCGCGGGTCCGATCGGGCGGGCGGGAGAGGAGCGGGATGGGGACGGCGCCCCGCGCAGGCGCCGCGCTCAGTAGGATCGGGGCATGGCCGGGTTGATTCGTGACGAGGACATCGCGGCCGTCCGAGAACGGGTCCGCATCGACGAGGTCGTCTCCAGCTACGTCACCCTGCGCAACGCCGGCGGCGGGTCGCAGAAGGGGCTGTGTCCCTTCCACGACGAGAAGTCGCCCTCCTTCCATGTCACGCCCAGCCGCGGGTTCTTCCACTGCTTCGGCTGTGGGGAGGGCGGCGACGTCTTCACCTTCCTGATGAAGATCGACGGGCTCAGCTTCGGGGAGGCCGTCGAACGGATGGCGGACAAGTACGGCGTGCAGCTGCGTCGCGACGAGTCCGGCAACGACGACCGTCCGAAGGGCCCGCAGCGGCGCCGGCTGATCGAGGCGAACGCGGCCGCGGCGGAGTTCTACTCCGCCCAGCTCCGCACGCCCGACGCATTGGCCGCCCGGCAGTTCCTCGACCAGCGTGGCTTCGACCAGCAGGCGGCCACGACGTTCGGGGTCGGCTTCGCGCCCCGGGACGGGGAGGCGCTGCTGCGTCACCTCCGCGGGCTGAAGTTCACCTCCGATGAGATGGTCGCGGCGGGCCTGGTCGCGATCGGACGCTCGGCCTACGACCGGTTCCGGGGCCGGCTGCTGTGGCCGATCCGTGACGCCACCGGCGACACCCTGGGTTTCGGTGCGCGCCGGCTCTTCGACGACGACCGGATCGAGGCGAAGTACCTCAACACTCCCGAGACCCCGCTCTACAAGAAGAGCCACGTGCTCTACGGGATCGACCTGGCGCGCCGCGAGATCGCCCGCAGCTCCAAGGCTGTCATCGTGGAGGGCTACACCGACGTGATGGCCTGCCACCTGGCCGGGGTGACGACGGCGGTGGCCACCTGCGGCACGGCGTTCGGCGACGACCACGCCCGCGTGCTGCGCCGGTTCCTCGACGACCACGAGCAGTTCCGCAGCGAGGTGGTGTTCACCTTCGACGGCGACGAGGCGGGGCAGAAGGCCGCGCTGAAGACCTTCCAGGGTGACCAGCGCTTCGTGGCGCAGACGTACGTCGCGGTGGCTCCCGAGGGCATGGACCCCTGCGAGCTGCGGATCAAGGAGGGCGACGCCGCCGTCCGCGAGCTGATCGCCACCCGCCGCCCGCTGTACCGCTTCGTGCTGGAGAACGTGATCGGCCGCTACGACCTGGACCGCGCCGACGGCCGTATCGACGCCGTGCGCGCCGCGGCCAGGCTCGTCGCCGCGATCCGCGACCAGTCGAAGGTGACGGCGTTCGCGCAGGAGATCTCCAAGATGGTCGGCGCCGACATCGACACCAACCAGGTGCTGGCGATGGTCCGCCGCGAGGCGGCCCGCGGCAACGAGTCCGGCGGGGCCCGCGACCGTGGCTTCGCCAGCCGAGAGCGTGGCGACGCGCCGTCTGCGTCCACCCCGCAGGCCCCGTCGCGCGCCGCGGTGCCGGACCTGCGCGACCCGCGGTTCGGGATCGAGCGGGAGACGCTGAAGCTCGTGCTGCAGCACCCGATCGCGATCGGCCGCACGACCGCGGAGATCGACGCGGGTGACTTCACGCACCCGACCTACCGCGCGGTGTGGGAACTGGTGGCCGCCGCAGGTGGCACGGTCGCGGGCCAGAACGACCCCGGCTGGATCGCGCGGTTGCGTGACGCGGCCACCGACCCGGCTGTCTCCTCGGCGCTGAGCGCCCTGGCCGTCGAGCCGATCCCGCTCACCCGCGACGTCGACGCCGGCTACGTGGCCCACCACATCCACCGGTTGCAGGAGCTGACGGCGCTGCGGCGCATCGACGAGGTGAAGTCGCGGCTGCAGCGCACGAACCCCGTCGACCAGGCCGCGGAGTACAACCGGATGTTCGGCGAGCTCGCCGCGCTCGAGCAGCACCGGCGGATGCTGCGCGAGAAGATCGTGAGCGCCAGCGCGTGAGGCGACCGTCGCGGCGTCGTCCGCGTCCGGTGCTGCCGCTGGCACCGGGCGAGCGCCTGCTCGCCTGGGCGAGCGAAGCGGAGCTGGGCGGTGACGTTGTGGGCGCGAGCCGGGAGGCCCTCTACCTGCCGCAGCGGCTGGGCTGGGAGCAGGTGGCCGCCGCGGAGTGGGATGCGGAGACCTCGACCCTGCGGGTGGTCGAGGTCGCCGACTTCGGCGTCCCGGCGCCCGTGCACCTGCGCCGGCTCGCCGAGGCCGGCCGGCTGCTGCAGCTCGTCCGGGAGCGGGTCACCGCCAGCATCGTCCTGCAGCGCCACGTGCCGGTCGCCGACCGGTCGGTGCGGGTGCTCGCCCGCCGTCCGTTGGGCGCTGCGGCCGAGCTGTCCTGGTTCGTGGAGTACGACGACGGCCTCGACCCCGCCGACCCGGCGGTCGCCGAGGTCGTGGACCGCGCTCTCGCCACAGCCCGCGCGGACGTCGGCGTCTGATCGGGTGCCGGCACCGGGAGGGCGGCCTCGATTTTCTGGCCCCGCGCCGGCTTGCTAGGGTTTCCCCGCTGCCGCGCACCCCGGTGCGTCGGCGCGTGTGATCCCCCGTAGCTCAACTGGCAGAGCATGCGACTGTTAATCGCAGGGTTATTGGTTCGAGTCCAATCGGGGGAGCAGGAGAAGGCCTCCGACCGGTCCGGTCGGGGGCCTTCGTCGTTCCCGCCTCAGGTGATCTCGGGCAGCTCCTGCGCCGCGCCCAGCAGCGCCCGGAACGGGTCGCCCCGCCGGGCGAGCCGGTCGAGCACCGTGCGGATTGTCCAGCGGTCGGGCCGCAGGTCCGGGTCGTCGAGCTCGCTCCACGAGATCGGCACCGACACCGGCGCGCCGGGCCGGGGCCGGGGCGAGTAGGGCGCCACCAGCGTCTTGTTCACCGCGTTCTGGGTGAAGTCCAGCCGGGCCAGGCCCTCGCGCTGCTTGACCTCCCACTTCCAGCTCACCAGCTCCGGCACCACCTTGCCGACGGTCCGCGACAGGCGCTCCACCCAGGCCCGGGTGTCGTCGAAGGTGTAGCCACCCACCACCGGCACCCAGATCTGGATGCCGCGGCTGCCGGTCACCTTCGCCCGGGCCGTGACGCCGAGGTGCTCCAGCGCGGTGCGGTGCAACCGGGCGAGGGTGAGCAGCTCCTCCCAGCTGGTGCGCTCGCCGGGGTCGAGGTCGATGAGGGCGTACGTCGGCTCCTCGGGTGCCGTCGTCCGGGAGGTCCACGGGTGCCACTCCAGGCCGCCGAAGTTGGCGGCCCACACCAGGGTGGCCGGCTCGTCGACGACGACGTACGTCGTGGTCTCGCCGGCGCCCGCGTCGGGGTTGTCCCACGCGCCGACCCAGTCCGGGGCGTGGTCGGGCCGTGCCTTGTGCCAGAAGCCCTTGCCCTCGACGCCGTCGGGGTAGCGGTGCAGGTTCACGGCGCGGCCCTCGAGGTAGGGCACCACCACAGGTGCCACCCGCGCCGTGTAGGCGAGCAGCTCGCGCTTGGTGATCGGTGGCTCTCCGTCGGCGCCGGGGAACAGCACCTTGTCCAGGTTGGTCACCTTCAGCCGGCGGCCGAAGACCGCCCAGGTGCCGGATCCGCCGAGGTCGGCGAGCGCGTCGATGGCTTCGCCCGGCAGCGGCTCGGGCAGCAGCGAGACCTCGGCCTCGGCGGCCGGGGCGTCCGAGCGCCAGGCCCGGTCGGGGTCCTCGGCCACCTCGGCGTTGGTGCGTCCGCTCAGCACCGAGCGCGGGTGCGCCTCGGGTTCCCAGCCCGGTACGGCGTGCTCGTCGTGCTTGTGCCGCAGCATCCAGGACTCCCGCTCACCGTCCGTGCCGGTGCGCACCAGCACCAGCCGGCCGCGCAGCTTGCGTCCGTGCATCTCGGCGTGCAGCTCGCCCGCGGCCACGGCGGCCGCCGGGTCGTCGGTGTGCACCGGCTCCCAGGTGCCGGCGTCCCACACGACCACGTCACCGCCGCCGTACTCGCCGCTGGGGATGATGCCCTCGAAGTGCAGGTACTCCACGGGGTGGTCCTCGACGTGCACGGCGAGCCGGCGCACGTCCGGGTCCAGCGTGGGGCCCTTGGGCACCGCCCAGCTCACCAGCACGCCGTCGATCTCGAAGCGCAGGTCGTAGTGCAGGCGGCTCGCCCGGTGCCGCTGCACCACGAAGCGGCGCCCCGCGCCCGGCCGGGCGCCCTCGCCCTCGGGCTCGGGCGTCCGCGCGAAGTCGCGCATCCGGCGGTAGCGCTCGAGGGGGTCGCCGCTCATGCGTGCTCGGTGC
This genomic window contains:
- a CDS encoding glycine--tRNA ligase, which gives rise to MAKPPPSIVDQVVSLAKRRGFVYPCGEIYGGTRSAWDYGPLGVELKENIKRQWWRSMVQAREDVVGLDSSVILPRQTWEASGHVATFNDPLTECMSCHKRFRYDHLQEAEFEKAEKKGSSKYASPDDVDLKDVACANCGTRGAWTEPREFSGMLKTTLGVTEDESGLHYLRPETAQGIFLNFANVVTSQRMKPPFGIAQIGKSFRNEITPGNFIFRTREFEQMEMEFFVKPGEDEEWHQYWIDTRTAWYTDLGIDPDNLRHYEHAKEKLSHYSKRTVDIEYRFRFAGSEWGELEGIANRTDFDLSTHSQHSGADLSYFDQANNERYVPYVIEPAAGLSRSLMTFLVDAYTEDEAPNTKGGVDKRTVLRLDPRLAPVKMAVLPLSRNADLSPKAKDLAAELRRNWSVDFDDSGAIGRRYRRQDEIGTPYCVTVDFETLDDNAVTVRERDTMSQERVSLDKLTGYFAERFVGC
- the dusB gene encoding tRNA dihydrouridine synthase DusB — protein: MTVVAQGLQLGSLHVATPVVLAPMAGITNAAYRRLCAEHGAGLYVCEMITSRGLVEGDETTRRMLVFDEAEQVRSVQLYGTDPTYVGQATKILCEEYGVAHVDLNFGCPVPKVTRKGGGGALPWKRNLLGAILEAAVAAATPYDVPVTIKTRKGIDEDHLTYLDAGRIAQDTGCAAIALHGRTVVQAYSGEADWDAIGELVEHVDIPVLGNGDIWEAADALRMMEHTGAAGVVVGRGCLGRPWLFRDLAAAFEGTGAQATTLPTLGEVAAMMRRHAELLCEHMGEERGCKEFRKHVTWYLKGFRTGGEMRRSLGLVDSLAALDTLLGALDPSEPFPVGELGAPRGRQGSPRNKVVIPEGWLDDTDGLGEGCVRPLEDVDAATGG
- a CDS encoding SH3 domain-containing protein, coding for MATSHKRETARRTPRAAALAGSLAALATGAVVAGGVLTSSPESDTSVVAVDRTATKPTAVAGSVSGAVRKMPTLSRKATRTKEKPAKKAEPVKVKVSAVDRLLAKKAVAAAVKNADERRWTTEDLNLWTRPDAKAKKVGVIDAGEKVLITGRSYGERVEIVLDGAARWVTEGYLSDEKPVKKPALGASCTNGTSVASGVSANVKKVHEAVCGNFPEISTYGTFRGDGEHSQGLAVDIMVSGERGWEVAEFVRANHQALGVNYLIYAQKIWSVERAGEGWRPMSDRGSATANHYDHVHVTTY
- a CDS encoding antibiotic biosynthesis monooxygenase family protein, whose translation is MLVVNRFRADPAEDLRAELEAVHVLLADQAGYVDGVLGRSLDDPALWVLATRWASVGAYRRALSSYDVKLHGVPVLSRALDEPSAFETVEPHAVLNVAQARVT
- a CDS encoding deoxyguanosinetriphosphate triphosphohydrolase → MDVVEQLYGDADRERIVAEPPKRVEAPERLAFERDRARVVHAASFRRLAAKTQVVDPRSDDFVRNRLTHSLEVAQIARDLSRALGTHPDLAETAALAHDLGHPPFGHNGERALDALASDCGGFEGNAQTLRLLTRLEAKTADAAGTSVGLNLTRATLDACAKYPWQRDDASDGPAAETGKFGVYDDDLAAFAWVRAGAPARRRCMEAQVMDLADDVAYSVHDVEDGTVAGKIDLTRLDTAATWETVRAWYLPDAGDDELDAVLDRLRAVGSWPRTPYDGRRGSRAALKNLTSDLVGRFCGAVQEATFAAGEAPFVRYRADLVVPADTWAEITVLKGIAAHYVMQDASRIRLQERQRELLAELVAALLEREGEDLDETFAADWDAAADDAARTRVVIDQVASLTDAGALAWHRRLLG
- a CDS encoding metal ABC transporter substrate-binding protein; the protein is MRFLPALAALVLLGAGCSALDDDPAGDGEVRVAAATYPLAWVAERLSEGTGTKVDLLTRPGGEAHDLELGVQETALVADADLVVLQGGFQPAVEETVAQNATGRVLDAADVVDLVAIDESHEEHAAHDGHGDEHAEESHDHHGHGDTDPHFWLDPIRMVALGEEVADLLAAVDPEHAERYRENLETLRTDLVDLDETWTAGLERCARDTIVVSHDAFGYLEKYGLEVASIVGLSPDAEPTGAALGELQQLIRREGITTVFSEPLKPALGKNLARDLGLTEGVLDPIEGLSKDSSDEDYLSLMEANLEAIRAANGCR